The following coding sequences lie in one Alicyclobacillus curvatus genomic window:
- a CDS encoding NAD(P)/FAD-dependent oxidoreductase, which produces MMANILVLGAGYAGMMAATTLERNNEPFTLLNNHPYHYFTTLLHEAAGGRREPMDYTVRITDLLRKSTSKFVQDEVVSIDREKRVVHCKSGDQSYDYLVVTVGWIPEYFGIPGMKENSLVLRNIDTAVEIRSHIEREFQAYLKDNDERHLRIVVGGAGLTGIELVGELLDWIPKLCIQYDIPQSKVDLQNIEAMPSILPMVSEQLREVAATQLTEKGARLRTNTKLVSVDPGVVHLDGDETVEAATIIWTGGVRANPILTDAGFTVDRRGRAKVNEFLQSVDDSHVFIGGDCAWFEEDGRPLPPTAQFATQMGPVLANNVTSFIYGQQMQPFQGHNLGTLASLGSELGVGNMMGVPVKGVIGGLAKEVSKIKYLWQLGGVRLAVDKTAEVVQL; this is translated from the coding sequence ATGATGGCGAACATTCTGGTGCTAGGAGCCGGATATGCAGGAATGATGGCAGCAACAACCTTGGAGCGTAACAATGAGCCATTCACGCTCCTCAACAATCATCCGTATCATTACTTCACGACACTGCTTCACGAAGCTGCAGGCGGACGCAGGGAACCGATGGACTATACGGTTAGGATTACCGATTTGCTCCGTAAATCAACCTCGAAATTTGTACAGGATGAGGTTGTCTCCATCGACCGCGAGAAACGTGTTGTTCACTGCAAAAGTGGAGATCAGAGTTATGATTATTTAGTGGTAACCGTCGGTTGGATTCCAGAGTATTTCGGGATTCCTGGGATGAAGGAGAACAGCCTTGTTCTTCGCAACATCGATACGGCTGTGGAGATCCGCAGTCACATCGAACGGGAGTTCCAAGCCTATTTGAAGGACAACGACGAACGACACCTGCGCATTGTCGTGGGCGGTGCCGGGCTTACAGGCATTGAGTTGGTCGGCGAGTTGCTCGACTGGATTCCGAAACTGTGCATTCAATATGATATTCCTCAATCGAAAGTAGACCTTCAAAACATTGAAGCAATGCCGAGCATCTTACCGATGGTTTCGGAACAACTGCGAGAAGTTGCTGCGACCCAGTTGACGGAGAAGGGTGCGCGTCTGCGGACCAATACCAAGTTAGTATCGGTCGATCCCGGTGTAGTCCACTTGGACGGCGACGAAACGGTCGAAGCGGCCACGATTATCTGGACTGGCGGCGTGCGCGCAAACCCGATTCTGACCGATGCTGGTTTCACCGTGGATAGGCGCGGGCGTGCCAAGGTCAACGAGTTCCTCCAATCGGTGGACGACAGCCACGTATTCATCGGCGGAGACTGTGCGTGGTTCGAAGAAGATGGCAGACCACTGCCACCAACCGCACAATTTGCGACACAAATGGGTCCGGTTCTTGCAAATAACGTGACCTCGTTCATTTATGGCCAACAGATGCAGCCGTTCCAAGGCCACAATCTCGGAACGCTGGCTTCCTTGGGCTCGGAACTGGGCGTAGGAAATATGATGGGTGTTCCCGTCAAAGGCGTCATCGGTGGGCTTGCGAAGGAAGTTAGTAAGATTAAGTACTTGTGGCAACTCGGCGGTGTCCGGTTGGCCGTTGACAAGACTGCAGAAGTTGTCCAACTGTAA